In Nitrososphaerota archaeon, the genomic stretch AGGCATAGGGTTGGTGAAGCCGCTCAAGGCGTGATCTTGACCGATAGGTTAGATGATGAGGCTGAGAGCCTAGCCCTTCTGGAGCGTGTGAAGAAACACTCGCTAGAGGAGAGCAGAATCCACCATAAAGCACTCGATGTACTAGCTCACCACCTCGCAGGCTTAGCCCTAGAACACGGCAAGCTTGGGGTGGAGGAGGCGATCAAGATTATTAACAAGGCTTACACCTTCAGAGATATTGGCGTTGAGGAGGTAGACGGCTGTCTAAGACTTCTTAACAGCCACGGCATAATATGGTACGATGGTTTTGTTTTCAGATCTAGGGGGCTTAAGACACTGCAATACTATTACGATAACGTCTCCACCATACCCGATGTCGTGCAGTTCGATGTGGTCGATGTTTCGACCAACAAGAAGGTCGGTAGGTTAGATCAACTCTTTGTGGGGGAGTTTGGTGAGGAGGGGAACAGCTTCACTCTGAAGGGTCTGCCTTGGAAGATAGTTTCAGTCGATGATGATAAGAAGGTTGTGAACGTTGAGCCTCTGCCTAAGGGCACGAGCACCATACCATACTGGGTTGGAGAACTCATACCAGTGGAATTTGAAACGGCGCAGATAGTTGGGAAGATTAGAAAAAAGGTTGCGGAAGGCGGGTATAGTGGGCTCAGCGAAGCATACATCAGATACATCGCTGAAAGCAAAGAGAAGCTCGGCATAACCCCATCAGACGATACCATTGTGGTTGAAAGGTGCAGAGGCTTCTCGCAAATGGTTGTACACTGCTGCTTCGGAACAAGGGTGAATCAGACCCTAGCCACGCTACTATCCACCATCCTATCGTCAAAACTAGGGTACTTTGTGGAAGCAAAATCAGATTCCTACAGGATACTTCTATCTTCACAAGCCAACATACCAGTTAGCTACATCAAAGAAGCGCTCTCAGACGCCTCTAATCTTGAGGAGATCCTCTCCGTCGCAGCCCTAGGAACACATCCGATGAACTGGAAGACTTGGCAAGTCGCTAAGAAGTTTGGGCTCGTAGAAAAGGATGCTCAATACGATCGGAGGGCGGCAAGACTCATTCAAGAGAGATACCGCAATACACCACTTTATCAAGAAGTCCTTCGGGAGATCTTTGTGGAGAAATATGACCTTGATGGCGCTAAGAAGGTCATAGAGAATCTTAGAAGCGGAGCTATCAAGCTTACGTATGCTGAAGTCGAGGCATTCACACCCCTAGCCCAACCAATTATAGAATATGCAGCCAAGTTCGCAGCGCTACCATACAGCATAGATCAAGCATTAACAGCGCTAGTGAAAGAGAGGCTCCTTAACACTAAACACAAACTCATATGCCTACACTGCGGAAGATGGGAGAGTGTAGTAAAGACATCTGAGGCGGTAGAGCCTTTAACCTGTGGGCTCTGCCGCTCTAGACTAGTGGCGTCAACCTACCTCTCAGACCAAGATGCCTTAAGAATCGTTGCTAAGAAGAAGAGTGGGGCGAAGTTAGATGCTACAGAAGAGGAGAAACTGAGGAAGCTCTGGAAAACTTCATCGCTCCTACAGCAATTCGGCAGATCTGCTCTACTAGCCCTCTCAGGACGGGGTGTCGGCCCAGAGGCAGCTTCTAGGCTGCTCCGTAACTATGTGGATGAAGAGAGTTTTGTGAAATCGATCTATAGAGCTGAGAAACTCTATCTCCAGACCAGAGGGTTCTGGGAGGATTAGTCTTTATCTTTTGACACCGTAGCCTTCACCCCGATGCTCGCTTGGGCAGCTGCCAACCTCGCTATAGGTACTCGGTAGGGTGAACAGCTCACATAATCCAACCCTACTTTGTGGCAGAATTCGATTGAGCGGGGGTCGCCGCCGTGCTCTCCACATATGCCTATTTCGAGATCGCTTCTAGCCCTCCTACCGTCCTCAACCGCTATCTTCATCAGCCGCCCCACACCAGCTTGATCTAGTGTTTCGAAGGGGTTGTCGGTTAGAATCTTCTTCTGCAGATATCTTGGCAGAAACTTGTTTTCAGCATCTTCTCTACTGAAGCTGAAGGTCGCTTGGGTAAGGTCGTTTGTGCCGAAGCTGAAGAACTCCGCTACCTCAGCTATCTGACCGGCTGTGAGGGCTGCCCTCACAACCTCTATCATAGTACCATACTTCACCCTTAACTCCATGTCATACTTCTGCTCAACTTCAGCCCTCACCTTATCGATGACCTCCTTCAAATACTTCAGCTCCTCCACCATAGCTACTTGAGGTATCATTATCTGAGGTATAGCGTTCACACCCTCCCTCTTAAGCTCAGCAAGGGCTTCAAAGATAGCTCTAGCCTGCATCTCGTAGATCTCGGGGTAGGTTATGCCCACCCTCACACCCCTATGTCCAAGCATCGGGTTGATTTCGGCAAGCGCAAGAGCCTTCTGCAGCATCTTACGCTTGTTTTCAAGAACCTCCTTAGGTGCGTTCGAGGCCTCTAACTCCATAACCTCCCTCTGGAGCTGCAGCACGTTAGGTAGGAACTCGTGCAGAGGTGGGTCGAGCAATCTAATCGTCACAGGGTAACCCTCCATCGCCTTTAAGATCTCTTTGAAGTCCTGTTTCTGTAGGGGTAGGAGTTTCTCTAAGCACATCCTCCTCTCCTCCTCGCTACCAGCCATAATCATATCAACAACGATAGGGAGCCTATCAGCAGCATTAAACATCCTCTCAGTCCGGCATAGACCTATACCTTCAGCGCCGAAGCTTCTGGCTAGAGCAGCAGCTTCGGGTGTGTCAGCGTTAGCCCTAACACCAAGCTTTCTATACTCATCTGCCCAGCTCAGCAACTCGTAAAAGTCGCCAGATAGTTCCGGCTCGATAAGAGGCGCTTGCCCCAAGTAGACCAGACCTTGCCCACCATCTATCGTAATCCAATCACCTTCCTTGACAACATAATCCCCAACCGTGAACTGCTTCTTCTCATAATCTATGTGTATGGCGCCACAACCAGTAACACACGGCTTACCCATACTTCTAGCTACAACTGCCGCGTGGCTAGTCATACCTCCTCTGCTGGTCAACACGCCTTCGGAAGCAAAGAAGCCGTGGATATCCTCTGGCTTAGTCTCCTCCCTAACAAGAATGATCTTCTCACCCGCCCTACCCAGCCTCTCAGCCTCATCAGCATCGAAGACAACCCTACCTGTGGCAGCACCTGGAGAAGCACCTAATCCGCTTGCGAGTATCGTAGGCTTAGCCCTAGGGTCTACGCGCTTATGTAGAAGCTGCTCTAAAACCTCAGGTTTGATCCGCTTAAGAGCCTCTTCTTTTGTTATAAGCCCCTCCTTAGTCATATCAACGGATGTCTTGACAAGGGCTGCTGCATTCATCTTTGCGTTTCTGGTCTGCAGCAGATAGAAGCGCCCATTCTCTATTGTGAACTCTATGTCTTGAGGCTCCTTAAAGTGCCGCTCCAGTATCTCAGCAGCCCTAACCAGTTCTTTATACGCTTCAGGCATAATTTCCGCTAACTCCTCTATGGGTCTTGGTGTGCGTATACCAGCTACTACATCCTCACCTTGAGCGTTGATCAGAAATTCACCATAGAGCTTCTTTATTCCAGTCGCAGGATCTCTTGTGAAGACCACGCCAGTAGCGCTTCTATCACCCATATTACCGAAGACCATAGTAACTATGTTGACAGCAGTGCCATCAGCGATGTCGGGGGTTATCTTAAACTCCCTTCTGTAGTCAACAGCCCGTTTACCCATCCAGCTGTTGAAGACTGCTGCGATGGCTTTCTCAAGCTGCTCATAAGGATCATCTGGGAAAGGTTTTCCAGTCTCCCTTAGAACGATCTCTTTGAACTCTTTAACAACCCTCTTTAGATGCTCAGCCGATAGCTCGTTATCAAACTTAACACCAGCCTCCCTCTTTACCCGCTCAAACACCTCTGAGAACAACTCATCTCTAACACCAAGTACAACCTTACCAAAGAGCTGAATAAACCGCCTATATGAATCGTACACAAACCTTTCATCGCCCGTCTGCTCTATGAGCCCCTTGGCGGTTTCGTCATTCAAACCTAGGTTAAGCACAGTATCCATCATGCCGGGCATAGAGATAGCAGCACCAGACCTTACTGAAACAAGAAGAGGGTTCTTGGGGTCGCCAAACCTTTTACCGACT encodes the following:
- a CDS encoding Lhr helicase → RHRVGEAAQGVILTDRLDDEAESLALLERVKKHSLEESRIHHKALDVLAHHLAGLALEHGKLGVEEAIKIINKAYTFRDIGVEEVDGCLRLLNSHGIIWYDGFVFRSRGLKTLQYYYDNVSTIPDVVQFDVVDVSTNKKVGRLDQLFVGEFGEEGNSFTLKGLPWKIVSVDDDKKVVNVEPLPKGTSTIPYWVGELIPVEFETAQIVGKIRKKVAEGGYSGLSEAYIRYIAESKEKLGITPSDDTIVVERCRGFSQMVVHCCFGTRVNQTLATLLSTILSSKLGYFVEAKSDSYRILLSSQANIPVSYIKEALSDASNLEEILSVAALGTHPMNWKTWQVAKKFGLVEKDAQYDRRAARLIQERYRNTPLYQEVLREIFVEKYDLDGAKKVIENLRSGAIKLTYAEVEAFTPLAQPIIEYAAKFAALPYSIDQALTALVKERLLNTKHKLICLHCGRWESVVKTSEAVEPLTCGLCRSRLVASTYLSDQDALRIVAKKKSGAKLDATEEEKLRKLWKTSSLLQQFGRSALLALSGRGVGPEAASRLLRNYVDEESFVKSIYRAEKLYLQTRGFWED
- a CDS encoding pyruvate, phosphate dikinase; its protein translation is MRLEKRIYLFEEGDGKNKKLLGGKGAGLCEMTQLGLPVPPGFTITTEVCKEYYANGRRLPEGLMDEVKEYMKKIEAKVGKRFGDPKNPLLVSVRSGAAISMPGMMDTVLNLGLNDETAKGLIEQTGDERFVYDSYRRFIQLFGKVVLGVRDELFSEVFERVKREAGVKFDNELSAEHLKRVVKEFKEIVLRETGKPFPDDPYEQLEKAIAAVFNSWMGKRAVDYRREFKITPDIADGTAVNIVTMVFGNMGDRSATGVVFTRDPATGIKKLYGEFLINAQGEDVVAGIRTPRPIEELAEIMPEAYKELVRAAEILERHFKEPQDIEFTIENGRFYLLQTRNAKMNAAALVKTSVDMTKEGLITKEEALKRIKPEVLEQLLHKRVDPRAKPTILASGLGASPGAATGRVVFDADEAERLGRAGEKIILVREETKPEDIHGFFASEGVLTSRGGMTSHAAVVARSMGKPCVTGCGAIHIDYEKKQFTVGDYVVKEGDWITIDGGQGLVYLGQAPLIEPELSGDFYELLSWADEYRKLGVRANADTPEAAALARSFGAEGIGLCRTERMFNAADRLPIVVDMIMAGSEEERRMCLEKLLPLQKQDFKEILKAMEGYPVTIRLLDPPLHEFLPNVLQLQREVMELEASNAPKEVLENKRKMLQKALALAEINPMLGHRGVRVGITYPEIYEMQARAIFEALAELKREGVNAIPQIMIPQVAMVEELKYLKEVIDKVRAEVEQKYDMELRVKYGTMIEVVRAALTAGQIAEVAEFFSFGTNDLTQATFSFSREDAENKFLPRYLQKKILTDNPFETLDQAGVGRLMKIAVEDGRRARSDLEIGICGEHGGDPRSIEFCHKVGLDYVSCSPYRVPIARLAAAQASIGVKATVSKDKD